From Orcinus orca chromosome 3, mOrcOrc1.1, whole genome shotgun sequence, a single genomic window includes:
- the N4BP3 gene encoding NEDD4-binding protein 3, whose amino-acid sequence MATAPGPAGIAMGNVGSLLERQDISPEELRAALAGSRGSRQPDGLFRKSLGQRELFSYLHLPKKDSKTTKRASRNEPADYATLYYQEHPRAGDFSKTSLPERGRFDKCHIRPSVFKPTVGTGKGFLSTQSLAAHKGQKLWRSNGSLHTLACHPPLSPGPRASQAQARAQLLHALSLDEGGPEPEPSLSDSSSGGSFGRSPSTGPGPFCSSLGHTNHLGGSLDRASRGPKEAVLSCLPEPPPRYEFSCPTAEDMVAVLPDTCEELKRGLSDENGTNPFTQVLEERQRLWLSELKRLYVEQLHEVTQKAERSERNLQLQLFMAQQEQRRLRKELRAQQGLGPEADPSARSEEETRWEVCQKTAEISLLKQQLREAQAELAQKLAEIFSLKTQLRGSRVQAQAQDAELAQLREAVRSLQEQAPREEAPGSCETDDCKSRGLLGEAGGSEAGDGAEQLRAELLKERLRGQEQALRFEQERRIWQEEKERVLRYQREIQGGYMDMYHRNQVLEQELRALREPLAPWSPRLESSKI is encoded by the exons ATGGCCacagccccaggccctgctggCATTGCCATGGGCAACGTGGGCAGCCTGTTGGAACGGCAGGACATTTCCCCTGAAGAGCTACGGGCAGCACTCGCAGGGTCTCGGGGCTCCCGCCAGCCTGATGGGCTGTTCCGGAAAAGCTTGGGCCAGCGTGAGCTCTTCAGCTACCTGCACCTCCCCAAGAAGGACAGCAAGACCACCAAGCGGGCCTCTCGGAACGAGCCTGCCGACTATGCCACCCTCTACTACCAGGAACATCCTCGGGCCGGTGACTTCAGCAAGACTTCGCTGCCTGAGCGGGGTCGTTTTGACAAG TGCCACATTCGCCCATCAGTATTCAAGCCGACAGTGGGCACCGGGAAAGGCTTCCTGTCCACGCAGAGCCTGGCGGCCCACAAGGGTCAGAAGCTGTGGCGCAGCAATGGCAGCCTGCACACGCTGGCCTGCCACCCTCCCCTGAGCCCAGGGCCCCGGgccagccaggcccaggcccGTGCCCAGCTGCTGCACGCCCTCAGCCTGGATGAGGGTGGCCCTGAGCCCGAGCCCAGTCTGTCCGACTCCTCCAGTGGAGGCAGCTTTGGCCGCAGTCCCAGCACTGGTCCCGGCCCCTTCTGCTCCTCCCTGGGCCACACTAACCACCTCGGGGGCTCCCTGGACCGGGCCTCACGGGGTCCCAAGGAGGCTGTGCTGAGCTGCTTGCCTGAACCACCACCCCGCTACGAGTTCTCCTGCCCCACTGCCGAGGACATGGTGGCCGTGCTGCCCGACACCTGTGAGGAGCTCAAGAGGGGCCTCAGTGATGAGAATGGCACCAACCCCTTCACGCAG GTGCTGGAGGAGCGCCAGCGTCTGTGGCTGTCTGAGCTGAAGCGCCTATACGTGGAGCAGTTGCATGAGGTGACCCAGAAGGCCGAGCGTAGTGAGCGCAACCTCCAGCTGCAGCTGTTCATGGCCCAGCAGGAGCAACGGCGCCTACGCAAGGAGCTGCGGGCACAGCAGGGCCTGGGCCCAGAGGCCGATCCCAGTGCCCGATCAGAGGAAGAAACCCGATGGGAG GTGTGCCAGAAGACAGCAGAGATTAGCCTCCTGAAGCAGCAGCTGCGGGAGGCCCAGGCTGAGCTGGCACAGAAGCTTGCTGAGATATTCAGCCTGAAGACGCAACTTCGGGGCAGCCGGGTGCAAGCCCAGGCCCAGGACGCAGAGCTGGCCCAGCTGCGAGAGGCTGTGCGGAGCCTGCAGGAGCAGGCCCCTCGGGAGGAGGCCCCAGGCAGCTGTGAGACCGACGACTGCAAGAGCAGGGGGCTgctgggggaggcaggaggcagtGAGGCCGGCGATGGTGCCGAGCAGCTGCGGGCTGAGCTGCTGAAGGAGCGGCTCCGGGGCCAGGAGCAGGCGCTGCGCTTTGAGCAGGAGCGGCGGATATGGCAGGAGGAGAAGGAGCGGGTGCTGCGCTACCAGCGGGAGATCCAGGGGGGCTACATGGACATGTACCACCGCAACCAGGTGCTGGAACAGGAGCTGCGGGCACTGCGGGAGCCCCTCGCGCCCTGGAGCCCTCGGCTTGAGTCCTCCAAGATCTGA